CGCACGTTCCTTACTCGCCTCCGCATACGTGCAACAAGGAAAATTTGCGGAGGCGCTGAAGGAAAATGAGCTGCTGGCAGATGCGGAAAAACCCCAGTGGCACTGGGCATTCTCAGCCTATATCTATAATCATTCAGGTAATGTGGCCCAGGCGCGGCATGCACTGGCGAAATTCGAAGAAGTGTCACCAAGATTGCGCTCAGATGCCATTCTGGCCCGTCTGGTCGCTTACACCGGATCAACCCAGCCAATCCAGCAAGAGAAAGCCATATCGCTTCTGGAGGAGGCTTATAAGGAGCACTCCCCGGCGCTCACAAGCATCAAAGTAGATCCTCGGTATGACAATCTTCGTAAAGATCAACGGTTCCAGGAGTTACTCGCACGGGTTAACTGTGGAGTCTCAAGAGGTTGTTCCGATCGAGGCCGGAGCGGCTGATAGGTGGAACATGGTTGAGGCTACCATGAGGACGGTGCCAGTTGTAATGGTGAAGCCAGGGAAGAAGATGTTCGTGACGGTGTTGCGAGT
The genomic region above belongs to Terriglobia bacterium and contains:
- a CDS encoding tetratricopeptide repeat protein, whose product is MPKAKAAALNALALDDSLAEAHASLALVAENYDYDWQTAEKEFRRAIQLNPDYATAHQWYAEYLAWQGRFDEALAESERARQLDPMSLIIATDRGTILFYARKYDRAIDQFRAVLDMDPGFSNARSLLASAYVQQGKFAEALKENELLADAEKPQWHWAFSAYIYNHSGNVAQARHALAKFEEVSPRLRSDAILARLVAYTGSTQPIQQEKAISLLEEAYKEHSPALTSIKVDPRYDNLRKDQRFQELLARVNCGVSRGCSDRGRSG
- a CDS encoding IS481 family transposase, whose product is SQHRHEHLLPWLHHYNWHRPHGSLNHVPPISRSGLDRNNLLRLHS